The Solanum pennellii chromosome 11, SPENNV200 genome contains a region encoding:
- the LOC107003213 gene encoding J domain-containing protein spf31-like: MGDNSDTATAPSPAKIAAQEDALLKQFFAEVSEVERDNEVNRILSCFKLNPFDYLNLSFDSSIDEVKRQYRKLSLLVHPDKCKHPQAKEAFGALAKAQQLLLDPQERDYILNQVNAAKEELRAQWKKQLKKDTASKLKSLVTEGKFDQEHEQSEEFQHKLKLKVKEILTDQEWRRRKMAMRISEEEGRLKKDEEETKELWKRKREHEEQWEGTRENRVSSWRDFMKGGKKVKKGEIRPPKLKTEDPNKSYVQRPVKRG, encoded by the exons ATGGGAGACAACAGCGATACAGCCACCGCACCGTCGCCGGCGAAAATCGCCGCCCAGGAAGATGCACTACTGAAGCAATTCTTCGCTGAGGTCAGTGAAGTTGAGCGCGATAATGAAGTTAACAG GATCCTTTCATGTTTCAAGTTGAATCCATTTGATTATCTTAATTTGTCATTCGATTCATCCATTGATGAAGTCAAAAGGCAGTATCGTAAG TTATCTTTGCTTGTTCACCCTGACAAGTGCAAGCATCCACAAGCAAAGGAGGCATTTGGCG CTTTAGCAAAAGCCCAGCAATTATTACTCGACCCTCAGGAGAGGGATTATATTCTGAACCAGGTTAATGCAGCGAAAG AAGAGCTGAGAGCACAGTGGAAGAAGCAGCTTAAGAAAGATACTGCTAGTAAATTGAAATCATTAGTTACTGAG GGAAAGTTCGACCAAGAGCATGAGCAATCAGAAGAATTCCAGCATAAGCTGAAGTTGAAGGTGAAAGAAATCTTGACGGACCAAGAATGGAGGAGGAGAAAAATGGCAATGAGG ATATCGGAAGAGGAAGGTCGCTTGAAGAAAGATGAGGAAGAAACAAAAGAGTTGTGGAAAAGGAAGCGTGAGCATGAAGAGCAGTGGGAAGGAACTAGAGAAAACAGG GTGTCCAGTTGGAGAGATTTCATGAAGGGAGGAAAGAAG GTTAAGAAAGGAGAAATTCGACCTCCAAAGTTGAAAACAGAAGATCCCAATAAATCTTACGTTCAACGACCTGTGAAACGAGGCTAA
- the LOC107003536 gene encoding uncharacterized protein LOC107003536 encodes MSTHCVSIIKNSNLSSKMKEEDYDHEQEIKDQPIKIFDWSSILSSSKNEDSSSTSLYVHPLDKSSRNSLSEKSLEICTESLGSETGSGSDCFLSSPISEHEDSNDDKHNHHHYYHQQQYPIVSESFEDFHVYNHSKRLIASSKSFPPSLPSIHMQSHRQNGRLILEAASISPNNSLHAQRLDGHLLLTVINQNNYEHEIEKREDEVEEFEKVFDDIQEVEGKEIPHSDSGGSDEEESKGEEDEDEDKKTMMEQSPRLSSEVTNVNKASIMTLEKKNQLAWSKHTVSFNTTSGYIDFNSKFNNSVNLLTQEEKNTNNLRECYTYPSSISHSLSQSPSPSPAPAASTSLNAYEYFWRKKPTMTNIVNNSTITKYYYYNNEQVGVATTTNGIDTTSTKKIATYTQDLVLIKENKASIMNNNLGPLLRSCKEPMSSLIIWEPYCIPTS; translated from the coding sequence ATGTCAACACATTGTGTAAGCATTATCAAGAATTCCAACTTGTCTTCAAAGATGAAAGAAGAAGATTATGATCATGAGCAAGAGATCAAAGATCaaccaattaaaatatttgattggaGTTCAATTTTATCTTCTTCGAAGAATGAAGATTCATCTTCAACTAGTCTTTATGTTCATCCTCTGGACAAAAGCTCGAGAAATTCATTGAGTGAAAAAAGCCTTGAAATTTGTACTGAGAGTCTTGGATCAGAGACTGGATCTGGCTCTGATTGTTTTCTCTCTTCACCTATATCTGAGCACGAAGATTCGAATGATGACAAAcacaatcatcatcattattaccATCAACAACAATATCCTATTGTCTCAGAGTCCTTTGAAGATTTTCATGTTTATAATCATAGCAAGAGATTGATAGCTTCTTCAAAGTCTTTTCCTCCTTCTCTTCCTTCCATTCACATGCAATCACATAGACAAAATGGTAGATTGATTCTTGAAGCGGCTTCTATTTCACCTAACAATAGTCTCCATGCTCAACGCCTTGACGGTCACCTCCTTCTCACCGTCatcaatcaaaataattatgaaCATGAAATAGAGAAACGCGAGGATGAAGTTGAAGAGTTTGAGAAAGTGTTCGACGATATTCAAGAAGTTGAAGGTAAAGAAATACCCCACTCAGATAGTGGTGGTAGTGATGAAGAAGAATCCAAAGGAGAAGAGGACGAGGACGAGGACAAGAAAACTATGATGGAACAAAGTCCAAGATTGTCAAGTGAGGTGACAAATGTCAACAAAGCTTCCATCATGACCCTAGAGAAAAAGAATCAACTAGCATGGTCTAAACATACTGTTAGTTTCAACACGACATCTGGTTATATCGATTTCAACAGTAAATTCAACAACTCAGTAAACTTGTTGACACAAGAGGAGAAGAATACTAATAACCTTAGAGAATGTTACACTTATCCTTCATCCATTTCTCATTCACTTTCTcaatcaccatcaccatcaccagcACCAGCGGCTTCAACCTCATTAAATGCATATGAATACTTTTGGAGGAAGAAACCAACAATGACAAACATTGTCAATAATTCCACTATTACCAAGTACTACTACTACAACAATGAGCAAGTTggtgtagcaacaacaactaaTGGTATTGATACCACAAGTACAAAAAAGATAGCAACATATACACAAGACTTGGTGCTAATTAAAGAGAACAAGGCATCAATTATGAACAACAATTTGGGGCCTCTATTGAGAAGTTGCAAAGAGCCAATGAGTTCTCTAATAATTTGGGAGCCTTATTGCATCCCCACCTCCTAA